One part of the Mesorhizobium sp. M4B.F.Ca.ET.058.02.1.1 genome encodes these proteins:
- a CDS encoding helix-turn-helix transcriptional regulator, protein MLSHDRVWAAIDALAERYSLSASGLARRAGLDSTAFNKSKRLSSDGRPRWPSTESLAKIIEATGASLEEFTGLVEGDGSIPASQARRSAVPLLGFAQAGAGGFFDDAGYPAGQGWDLVELPARATASSYALQVQGDSMLPLYRNGDVLIVEPGAATRKGDRVVVKTVAGEVMAKVLARQTVKSIVLVSLNPDHPDRDIPMRDIEWVARIVWASQ, encoded by the coding sequence TTGCTCTCGCACGACCGTGTCTGGGCCGCCATCGACGCACTCGCCGAGCGTTATTCGCTGTCGGCGTCAGGTCTGGCAAGGCGCGCCGGTCTCGACTCCACCGCCTTCAACAAGTCGAAGCGCCTGTCCTCGGACGGGCGGCCACGCTGGCCGTCGACCGAATCGCTGGCCAAGATCATCGAGGCCACCGGCGCCTCGCTGGAGGAGTTCACCGGGCTGGTGGAAGGTGATGGCTCGATCCCGGCGTCGCAGGCACGCAGGTCAGCCGTGCCGCTGCTCGGCTTTGCCCAGGCCGGCGCCGGAGGTTTCTTCGACGATGCCGGCTATCCGGCGGGGCAGGGCTGGGATCTGGTTGAATTGCCGGCCAGGGCGACAGCAAGCTCCTATGCGCTGCAGGTGCAGGGCGATTCCATGCTGCCGCTCTACCGCAACGGCGACGTGCTGATCGTCGAGCCGGGCGCTGCCACCCGCAAGGGCGACCGCGTCGTCGTCAAGACCGTTGCCGGTGAGGTGATGGCCAAGGTGCTGGCTCGCCAGACCGTGAAGTCGATCGTGCTGGTCTCCCTCAATCCTGATCATCCTGATCGGGACATCCCGATGCGCGACATCGAATGGGTGGCGCGTATCGTCTGGGCAAGCCAGTAA
- a CDS encoding 3-hydroxyacyl-CoA dehydrogenase NAD-binding domain-containing protein — protein sequence MSYTNFTLDVDADGIALVTWNMPDRSMNVFTEEVMRELNAIVDHVAGDAAIKGAVITSGKDTFSGGADITLLQKMLGAFAADKAKDLGKATKALFDNAGVMTGLFRKIETSGKPWVSAINGTCMGGAFEMSLACHGRVAADSDKVKMALPEVKIGIFPGAGGTQRVPRLTDPQQALQMLTTGQTLTPQKAKAMGLIHEIAEPSKLVETAKAMIKNGLKPVAPWDEKGFKLPGGPVYSAAGANLWPPAIAILRRETYGNYPAAGAILKCVYEGLLVPFDTALKIEQRYFTEIMQTREAAAMIRSLFVSLQELNKGARRPAGVPDTKFKKIGILGAGFMGAGIAYVTAKAGIPVVLLDRDMESAEKGKAHSDSLISDQVKKGRAKPEDKDRLLSLITPTADYADLAGCDLVVEAVFEDSAVKKSATEKAEAVLKSSAIFASNTSTIPITSLAKNSARPKNFVGIHFFSPVDKMMLVEIILGKKTGDKALATAIDFVRAIKKTPIVVNDTRGFYVNRCVLRYMSEAYKMLIEGVPAPMIENAAKAAGMPVGPLALTDETAIDLAQKIMKQTIRDLGEKAVDPKQMALINTMVDTHGRFGRKNGKGFYDYPAKPAKKKLWPGLKDLYPQLKPEKVDYEELKQRLLVTIALEAVRVMEEGIVTDPREADVGSILAFGFAPFTGGALSYIDGIGAKQFVKIAKALQKKYGAEFKAPKLLLDMAEKGETFYQRFDPYQKGEIKQAA from the coding sequence ATGAGCTACACCAATTTCACCCTCGACGTCGACGCCGACGGCATTGCGCTGGTCACCTGGAACATGCCGGATCGATCGATGAACGTCTTCACCGAAGAGGTGATGCGGGAGCTTAACGCCATCGTCGACCATGTCGCCGGCGACGCGGCCATCAAGGGCGCGGTCATCACCTCCGGCAAGGATACTTTCTCCGGCGGTGCCGACATCACCTTGCTGCAGAAGATGCTGGGCGCCTTCGCCGCCGACAAGGCGAAGGATTTGGGCAAGGCGACCAAAGCCCTGTTCGACAATGCGGGCGTCATGACCGGCCTGTTCCGCAAGATCGAGACTTCCGGCAAGCCGTGGGTGTCGGCGATCAACGGCACCTGCATGGGCGGCGCCTTCGAGATGTCGCTCGCCTGCCACGGCCGCGTCGCTGCCGATTCCGACAAGGTGAAGATGGCGCTTCCGGAAGTGAAGATCGGCATCTTCCCGGGTGCCGGCGGCACCCAGCGCGTGCCGCGGCTGACCGACCCGCAGCAGGCGCTGCAGATGCTGACCACCGGCCAGACTCTCACGCCGCAGAAGGCCAAGGCAATGGGCCTGATCCACGAGATCGCCGAGCCTTCGAAGCTGGTCGAGACCGCCAAGGCGATGATCAAGAATGGCCTGAAGCCGGTGGCGCCTTGGGACGAGAAGGGCTTCAAGCTGCCCGGTGGCCCGGTCTATTCGGCGGCGGGCGCCAACCTCTGGCCGCCGGCCATCGCCATCCTGCGTCGTGAGACCTACGGCAACTATCCGGCCGCGGGGGCGATCCTGAAATGCGTCTATGAGGGACTCCTGGTACCCTTCGACACGGCGCTCAAGATCGAGCAGCGCTACTTCACCGAGATCATGCAGACCAGGGAAGCGGCAGCGATGATCCGCTCGCTGTTCGTCTCGCTGCAGGAACTGAACAAGGGCGCGCGTCGCCCGGCCGGCGTGCCGGACACCAAGTTCAAGAAAATTGGCATCCTCGGCGCCGGCTTCATGGGCGCCGGCATCGCCTATGTCACGGCCAAGGCCGGCATTCCCGTCGTGCTGCTCGACCGCGACATGGAGTCGGCCGAAAAGGGCAAGGCGCATTCCGACAGCCTGATCTCTGATCAGGTCAAGAAGGGCCGCGCCAAGCCCGAGGACAAGGACAGGCTCTTGTCGCTGATCACGCCGACGGCCGACTATGCCGACCTCGCCGGCTGCGATCTGGTGGTCGAGGCCGTGTTCGAGGATTCCGCCGTCAAGAAGAGCGCCACCGAAAAGGCGGAAGCGGTGCTGAAGTCGTCGGCGATCTTCGCCTCCAACACCTCGACCATCCCGATCACCTCGCTGGCGAAGAATTCGGCGCGACCGAAGAATTTTGTCGGCATCCACTTCTTCTCGCCGGTCGACAAAATGATGCTGGTCGAGATCATCCTCGGCAAGAAGACCGGCGACAAGGCGCTGGCGACCGCCATCGATTTCGTCCGCGCCATCAAGAAGACGCCGATCGTCGTCAACGACACGCGCGGCTTCTACGTCAACCGCTGCGTCCTGCGCTACATGTCGGAAGCCTACAAGATGCTGATCGAGGGTGTCCCGGCACCGATGATCGAGAACGCCGCCAAGGCGGCCGGCATGCCGGTCGGTCCGCTGGCGCTGACCGACGAGACGGCGATCGACCTTGCCCAGAAGATCATGAAGCAGACGATCAGGGATCTCGGCGAGAAGGCCGTCGATCCGAAGCAGATGGCGCTGATCAACACCATGGTCGACACGCATGGCCGCTTCGGCCGCAAGAACGGCAAGGGCTTTTACGACTATCCGGCCAAGCCGGCGAAGAAGAAGCTGTGGCCTGGCCTCAAGGACCTCTATCCACAGCTCAAGCCGGAGAAGGTCGACTATGAGGAACTGAAGCAGCGCCTGCTGGTCACCATCGCCCTCGAGGCGGTTCGCGTGATGGAGGAAGGCATCGTCACCGATCCGCGCGAGGCCGATGTCGGCTCGATCCTCGCCTTCGGCTTCGCCCCCTTCACCGGCGGCGCGCTGTCCTACATCGACGGTATTGGCGCCAAGCAGTTCGTCAAGATCGCCAAGGCCCTGCAGAAGAAGTACGGCGCCGAGTTCAAGGCGCCGAAGCTGCTGCTCGACATGGCGGAGAAGGGCGAGACCTTCTACCAGCGTTTCGACCCTTACCAGAAGGGCGAGATCAAGCAGGCAGCCTGA
- a CDS encoding acetyl-CoA C-acetyltransferase has product MAEAYVYDAVRTPRGRGKKDGSLHEVPAVRLAAKTLEALRDRNGLDTGTVDDIIFGCVDPVGEAGSVIPRAAAFEAGYDTKAPGMQISRFCASGLDAINFGAAKIAQGADDIVIAGGVESMSRVGMGMSGGAWFMDPSVGLPGWFVPQGISADLIATKYGFSRDDVDAYAVESQKRAAKSWSEGRFKNSVIPIKDQNGLTILDHDEHMRPATDMQSLASLNPSFVMPGEMGGFDAVAVQKHPEVEEVNHVHHAGNSSGIVDGAAAVLLGSKKAGKAMGIKPRARIRAFANIGSEPVLMLTGPVDVTEKLLQRAKMKLSDIDLFELNEAFASVVLRYMQAFEIPHDKINVNGGAIAMGHPLGATGAMIFGTVLDELERRDLNTALVTLCIGAGMGTATIIERV; this is encoded by the coding sequence ATGGCCGAAGCTTACGTCTATGACGCCGTGCGCACGCCGCGCGGCAGAGGCAAGAAGGATGGCTCGCTGCACGAGGTGCCGGCGGTGCGGCTCGCCGCCAAAACGCTCGAGGCGCTGCGCGACCGCAACGGCCTCGACACCGGCACTGTCGACGACATCATCTTCGGCTGCGTCGACCCGGTCGGCGAGGCGGGCTCGGTAATTCCGCGCGCCGCCGCCTTCGAGGCCGGCTACGACACCAAGGCGCCCGGCATGCAGATCTCGCGCTTTTGCGCTTCCGGTCTCGACGCCATCAATTTCGGCGCCGCCAAGATCGCGCAGGGTGCCGACGACATCGTCATCGCCGGCGGCGTCGAATCGATGTCGCGCGTCGGCATGGGCATGTCGGGCGGCGCCTGGTTCATGGACCCATCCGTCGGCCTGCCCGGCTGGTTCGTGCCGCAAGGCATTTCGGCCGACCTGATCGCCACCAAGTATGGCTTCAGCCGCGACGATGTCGACGCCTATGCCGTCGAGAGCCAGAAGCGCGCCGCCAAGTCCTGGTCCGAGGGCCGCTTCAAGAATTCGGTGATCCCGATCAAGGACCAGAATGGGCTGACCATCCTCGACCATGACGAGCACATGCGACCGGCGACCGACATGCAATCGCTGGCCTCGCTCAACCCGTCCTTCGTCATGCCCGGCGAAATGGGCGGCTTCGATGCGGTTGCCGTGCAAAAGCACCCTGAAGTCGAAGAGGTCAACCACGTCCACCATGCCGGCAACTCGTCCGGCATCGTCGATGGCGCCGCTGCCGTCCTGCTCGGCTCCAAGAAGGCCGGCAAGGCGATGGGCATCAAGCCGCGCGCCCGCATCCGCGCCTTCGCCAACATCGGCTCCGAGCCGGTGCTGATGCTGACCGGCCCGGTCGACGTCACCGAAAAGCTCTTGCAGCGTGCCAAGATGAAGCTGTCGGACATCGACCTGTTCGAGCTCAACGAGGCCTTCGCCTCGGTGGTGCTGCGCTACATGCAGGCCTTCGAGATCCCGCACGACAAGATCAATGTCAACGGCGGCGCGATCGCCATGGGCCATCCGCTCGGTGCCACCGGCGCCATGATCTTCGGCACCGTGCTCGACGAGCTCGAGCGCCGTGACCTGAACACCGCCCTGGTCACGCTCTGCATCGGCGCCGGCATGGGCACCGCCACCATCATCGAACGCGTCTGA
- a CDS encoding thioesterase family protein, with protein MYVWARMARMMATARSRGPYLVGGESRLVFRCLPTDIDFNNHLNNARYMMLADLGRIDIFLRAGLIALARRNGWAPMIGGLQVAYVREIRLWRRFEVVSSIETWEGTSVIGRHRFVLDSGETAAQIMTTGGVYDRRGRRFLDIGEVVIALGRSAQPRPPTEAEQAFMASHRNLRELAKKA; from the coding sequence ATGTATGTCTGGGCGCGCATGGCGCGCATGATGGCCACGGCGCGAAGCCGTGGCCCGTACCTCGTCGGCGGTGAAAGCCGGCTGGTCTTTCGATGCCTGCCGACCGACATCGATTTCAACAACCATCTCAACAACGCCCGCTACATGATGCTGGCCGATCTCGGCCGCATCGACATCTTCCTGCGCGCCGGCCTCATCGCGCTGGCGCGCAGGAACGGCTGGGCGCCGATGATCGGCGGGCTGCAGGTGGCCTATGTGCGCGAGATCCGGCTGTGGCGGCGCTTCGAGGTGGTGTCCTCGATCGAGACCTGGGAAGGCACCTCGGTCATCGGCAGGCACCGCTTCGTCCTCGATAGTGGCGAAACGGCCGCGCAAATCATGACCACCGGCGGTGTCTACGACCGCCGCGGCCGCCGCTTTCTCGACATTGGCGAGGTGGTCATCGCACTTGGCCGTTCTGCTCAGCCGCGCCCCCCGACCGAGGCCGAGCAGGCATTCATGGCGTCGCACCGGAATTTGCGGGAACTTGCCAAGAAGGCGTGA